The genomic region TATGTTAGATTTTTTTTTTGTATTTGTTACATGTGGTTGGTTGGTTGTGCTTTGTGTTATATGCTGAAGATGGATCGATTGCTTCAAGCTACAAGGAAAAGAGGTCTTGCCAGCACAATGATGATTCTAAAGGGGAACAAGAAAAACCATTCCTTTCAGAGGTATGGCAGATGACtcagttttttgtttggttttttTATACCAGAGTTGTCTGCCTTTCATTGATAATGAAGGTCCCTATGCTTGTATGTGTAGGGTGTCTGGTCTCATATACATTCCTTTATGCACATTCGAGACGCGGGGCGAGCTGCCTGTTTGTCCCGGTCTTTTCTACAGTCATGGAGATGTCATCCCTACCTCATTTTTACTGATGAAACATTGGGTTGCAAGAAAAACACATCTCAAGAAAACGAAATTGCAAGCAATTTTTACAGTAGAGTTGATAACATTCTGAATAATCATTCAGGCATTGGGATGAAGGCACTCAAAATCCATGTTCCTATAGGTTACACTGCAAAGGACTCACGTTATCTTAACCGTTGGCTTCAGATTGCTATCACACATGGGATTGAAGAACTCGAGCTAATTTTTCCTTTCATGGCAAAGTACAAATTCCCATATTCCCTTCTACCTATGAGTGGAGACTCAATCAAATGTCTTGAACTTAGTTGCTGTTCTTTTTGTCCCACTTCTAAGTTTGGCTGGTTAAAAAatctgacaaaattgtgtcttgaTGGTGTTTTTATTGAGGGTGACGAGTTAGAGCGCCTTGTCTTCTCTGCCCTTGCTTTGGAGAGGTTGGAGATTAGATATTGTGATCGCATAGTCTGTCTGAAGGTTCCTTCCATGCTACAACGGCTCACATACCTAGAGGTTTATGATTGTGACAAGCTTCGTGTTTTGGACATCGATGCTCCAAATATAACTTGCTTCAATTtcggaagacatcatacgaagacgAAACTGTCAATTGGTGGGGGAGTGTCCAAAATAAAAGAATTGAGTGCATGCTTCGACGATGCAGTTTATTATGTCCGTGTTGAACTCCCGTCTATGATGGCAAACCTCGAAACTCTTACCATAAATTCAATGGTTGAGGTATACTATTTCTTTGTGTTGGCTTGCTAGATGCATTTGACTATACTGCAATTGTATCTTATTGTACACGTCTTTATGCAGATGAATATACCAATGCTTCCCAGCAAGTATCTGCACCTGAAGTACTTAAAGATTTCTCTTGCGGCGTACACCTTTCCTTCAACATTTGATTATTTTTCTCTGGCTTCCTTTTTTGATGCATGTCCCTCTTTGGAGGCTTTTTTCTTGGATGTAAGTTTATGTTCATACTTAGACGTCAGTAGTTTTTTTTGCATCTGAATTGAATCATGCTTATCAAATATTTTGTTCATTTTGATATTTTAGGCATATCAGCGGAAGATGAAACATGTTTCGATCATTACAAATCCTTTGGTTCTGAGGGGGACTCCTGAACAACGCCATCACAAGCTCAAGACTGTTGAGATGAATGGATTCACTTCCGCTAAGAGCCTGGTTGAGCTAGCATGCCACATTGCTCAGTGTGCAACATCGCTGCAATCCCTCAAATTGGAGGTCCATCAGAGTGATTTTAAGTGTTATATTCCGGCTAATAAACATAATAAGTGCTCCCCGCTACCTGTCGAGGTTCTGATGGAATCTCGACGAGCACACTTGGCCATCATGACGTACATTGAGCCTATAATTCCCTCCACTGTGAAGTTACAGGTTGTAGGACCTTGCAGCAGATGCCATGCCCTTGAACAGTAGAGTACGTACTACCGTAGTTTCAGTATTTGGGTCATTAGTACCCTCCATAATATTAGAATGGTTTAAATATTTATCGTCCCACACGTGTGTAAAGTATTGTGACTTGCACCTATTTCATTTTAATTCTAATGTCTAAGCATGAACAAACAGTGATCCCGTTATTTTTGTCCCACAATGTATGTAAGTTATCCATTGCATTATCAGTTGCAAGGATTGAGGCAGTAAATTGTAATTACAAGTGAAGCAAGCTAACTAGGGGACGAGACCAAGCAGGTGCTCCCGGCGGCGGTCGGGCACCACTGTGGCGCCGCGTGCAGCCGGAGGCCACGGCTCTAGCCGTTGTTTCCCTCGGCGATGCCATCTTTTCTGCTTTTAGATGGGGAAGTCACTCGCGTGTCCTGAGTGACCATAGAGTCTCTTTGTGTTGGGGTGGTTAGGTACAACCTCTTCTTCCCCGTTCTTCCTCTCCTATGTCTCCACTTCCTTTGGATCTCAATCTTGCGGCGTTTTGGCCTCCCATCAATTTCTCAAATGGCTATATGTTTTTGCCGAGGTTTCTATGACCAACCTTTGTAGGATGAGCAGTTTTACAACTATCTGTAGCACTATATATATAGTACAAAACAACAATATTTGTATGGTTGTGGTTTCTATGACCAACCTTTGTAGGATGAGCAGTTTTACAACTATCTGTAGCACTATATATATAGTACAAAACAACAATATTTGTATGGTCGTGGTCTGCCTAGGTTCTACCTATGCGCGGGTACACACCACTGATAAAATGAGACTAGGTGAGCAGCGTACATCGCGTCAAAAAATCGAGATAACAATATTGTCTCCTCTGGTTTTGATTTATTATTTCTTTTTAGCTCAAAAGCTTAGCATCACATGATTATAGTTTCCAACACATGTATCTTTCTCTAATAATCGAAGATAAATATTATTTCATAGTTGTTGGAGCGAGGACGAGACTAGCCCGTCACCCTTTGTTTGCCGACTAATTGTCGAAGTGTCCTATGCAGAGCAAAGAGCTAGGGGGAGGGGGACAAAGGCAACCGCGAGAGCAGGCCCTAGGTCGCCTTCTGGCGACGAAGACTCTCCTCCTACAATGCCAACGGACGAAGGCTCTCATCTTGCGAAGGTTCGGTCTACTTTCGCTCGGGCCAGGCAAGAGCCACGAAGGGATCGTCCAACGAAGGGCTCTTAGAGTGAAGGCTCCACAGAAGCTTTCTCAGAAAGGACGCATGACTTTGCGCCCACATTAACAAAGGATTTAATGGGAACGATGACTGTGACCCAACGCAGGGTGGGCCTGCCCGTAAGCCTTCTACAAGGTAGAAGAATGGGTGTAATTAGGATAGTGTGTCGGTGGTCCTATAATTACCCCGTTGTACAATATATTCCGATAATATAGTTGGTGGTCGGGAATAAGAATGTATTTTGTGGAACCGACCATCAGCCACCCTATAAATACCTCTGTCCTATAGCTAGACACAACATGATTGATACGACATTTGAGCTTCCAACAATACATTTTGTCGTGCCAGCTTTCATCCTCTCTCCTGACTGCTTGGGTCCACAGTTCTCAGTCCCAACATTTAGCGCCCACTGTGCTCATTTCGAAGACCAACCCACGATAGCTCCCAAGAAAACAACACACTAGGACTAGCTCCCCCGCTCAGGACGTGACTGCGAAGGGCCACCAACAATTCCCACCATTAGAAGATGAGGGCTTTTTCACTATGGCGAAGGCCTAGGCATCAACACCGAAGACCAACAGCTGTTACACAGCCTTCGCATGACAAATAGCCAccttcaaaagcaaaaggaaaccCTGGCAGCCAAGGGGAAAAACTAGACATGCAGGCAAGAAACAAACATTTGATCTGGGAAGAGATGGAAAAAGCAAGGATGCTACAACAAGAAATCACAGATTTGCAGCACGAGGCCCCCTTGCTAGCAATTACCTAGAATtaggggtggaaacgagccgagccgagctcggctcggctcgcccatCTGGCGAGCTCGAAAacgaggctcggctcggctcggctcgctcctgGCGAGCCAGCCGACTCACCGAGCCAACGAGCCTAGCCATAAACGTAAAActgctctctaaattataatataaaatcttaataatattttaaataacatattttaaatttctaaAATAGATACatcactaatataatatagaaaatagatttttatagTAATCTTAAATAACATAAATTAATTGCCCACTCGATActaatattatatgctaattatgattttatgtaacaaattgttgttgggtcgagccacgagtgaaagggaaataggcttacaccttttcctaattgattttggtggttgaattgcccaacacaaataattggactaactagtttgctctagactataagttttacaggtgccaaaggttcacaataaaccaataaaaagaccaagaaagggttcaaacaaagagagcaaaagacaaccgaagtgtgccctggtctggcgcaccggactgtccggtgtgccaccgaacaatgtccggtgcaccaggaaactcaactccgaactgctcaccttcgggaattctgggagccgctccgctataattcaccggactgtccggtgtagcaccggactgtccggtgtgccagtggagtaacggctactacagcgccaacggtcgcctgcaacagcagttaatgcgctacagtgcgggcagaagtcagagcagagccagaaggcgcaccggacagtctacaggacctgtctggtgcatcaccgaactgtccagtggcccagaagacagaagctccaacggtcgaaacctaacggtcgggtgatgtggttggcgcaccggactgtccggtgcgccatgcgacaatagcctccaccaaacagctagtttggtggttggggctataaatacccccaaccacccaccattcattgcatccaagttttcattcttcaaacaccttacaagagctatagcattcaatacaagacacaaccaaagagatcaaatcctctcccaagtccaaagatcattccaatcaaatagtgactcgtgatagagtgacttgtgttcatttgagctcttgcgcttggattgcttttcttcttctttcttgtgttcaactcaattgtaaccaagacaagagacaccaattgtgtggtggtccttgtggggacttagtgtcccgtttgattgagaagagaagctcactcggtctaagtgaccgtttgagagaggaaaagggttgaaagagatccggtctttgtgaccacctcaacggggagtaggtttgcaagaatcgaacctcggtaaaacaaatcactgcgtcatctgccttatttgcttgtgatttgttttcgccctctctttcggactcgtttatatttctaacgctaaccccggcttgtagttgtgcttaaagtttgtaaatttcagattcaccctattcacactacaccaaaatagtgaacttcctagagcctaaaccctaggaagttagccgtaaactctaggaagttagctaaacccTCGGAAGTaaagccatcccgtcggaagtttggctctcgggaattttttgtcggaagttagcttaacttcctagagccctctaggaagttagctaacttcctacagccaaaggagcctctcggaagttagtagcttcacggCGTCAGtgccgtcagctgactaacttcctacggctgactgtagccctTAGGAAGTttgctggctaacttcctacagcgcagttggcctctaggaagttaatttgaccaatattacaaatgttgtttatttttattttacaccacattacacaacataacaaatatatcaacaacTATATAGCACAatatattttcacataaaacatctcactcacaatcacataacaatattaaaattcatagtctcatcaattacatcacaaaagtctcatccatagtcaaaATAAGACACATATCATCCAGTCATAATAATAGACAATATCTCATAtatagtcataataaaagtctcaagtatcacaACACATAACATGGAAGCTCACGATCGCTGATCACCATCAGGATTCTCAAATCGATAAGAAACAGGTACACATTTCTTCAGCTTGGGGTTCTTAAGCTGCTACGTTC from Zea mays cultivar B73 chromosome 6, Zm-B73-REFERENCE-NAM-5.0, whole genome shotgun sequence harbors:
- the LOC103629791 gene encoding uncharacterized protein isoform X2, whose amino-acid sequence is MIEPHFMEDGSIASSYKEKRSCQHNDDSKGEQEKPFLSEGVWSHIHSFMHIRDAGRAACLSRSFLQSWRCHPYLIFTDETLGCKKNTSQENEIASNFYSRVDNILNNHSGIGMKALKIHVPIGYTAKDSRYLNRWLQIAITHGIEELELIFPFMAKYKFPYSLLPMSGDSIKCLELSCCSFCPTSKFGWLKNLTKLCLDGVFIEGDELERLVFSALALERLEIRYCDRIVCLKVPSMLQRLTYLEVYDCDKLRVLDIDAPNITCFNFGRHHTKTKLSIGGGVSKIKELSACFDDAVYYVRVELPSMMANLETLTINSMVEMNIPMLPSKYLHLKYLKISLAAYTFPSTFDYFSLASFFDACPSLEAFFLDAYQRKMKHVSIITNPLVLRGTPEQRHHKLKTVEMNGFTSAKSLVELACHIAQCATSLQSLKLEVHQSDFKCYIPANKHNKCSPLPVEVLMESRRAHLAIMTYIEPIIPSTVKLQVVGPCSRCHALEQ
- the LOC103629791 gene encoding uncharacterized protein isoform X1; translation: MFSLYLNHTIYAVSKRSFEMIEPHFMEDGSIASSYKEKRSCQHNDDSKGEQEKPFLSEGVWSHIHSFMHIRDAGRAACLSRSFLQSWRCHPYLIFTDETLGCKKNTSQENEIASNFYSRVDNILNNHSGIGMKALKIHVPIGYTAKDSRYLNRWLQIAITHGIEELELIFPFMAKYKFPYSLLPMSGDSIKCLELSCCSFCPTSKFGWLKNLTKLCLDGVFIEGDELERLVFSALALERLEIRYCDRIVCLKVPSMLQRLTYLEVYDCDKLRVLDIDAPNITCFNFGRHHTKTKLSIGGGVSKIKELSACFDDAVYYVRVELPSMMANLETLTINSMVEMNIPMLPSKYLHLKYLKISLAAYTFPSTFDYFSLASFFDACPSLEAFFLDAYQRKMKHVSIITNPLVLRGTPEQRHHKLKTVEMNGFTSAKSLVELACHIAQCATSLQSLKLEVHQSDFKCYIPANKHNKCSPLPVEVLMESRRAHLAIMTYIEPIIPSTVKLQVVGPCSRCHALEQ